From a single Nostoc edaphicum CCNP1411 genomic region:
- the lexA gene encoding transcriptional repressor LexA, whose protein sequence is MERLTEAQQELYEWLSEYIRSHQHSPSIRQMMQAMNLKSPAPIQSRLEHLRTKGYIEWTEGQARTIRILRPVKQGVPILGTIAAGGLIEPFTDAVDHLDFSNFDLPPQTYALRVAGDSMIEDLITDGDVVFLRPVAEPNHLKNGTIVAARVDGFGTTLKRFYRQGDRVTLKPANPKYNPIEVSAMQVQVQGSLIGVWRGYN, encoded by the coding sequence ATGGAACGTCTAACGGAAGCTCAACAAGAACTTTACGAATGGTTATCAGAATACATCCGATCGCACCAGCATTCGCCTTCTATTCGGCAAATGATGCAAGCGATGAACTTGAAGTCACCAGCACCAATTCAAAGTCGTTTAGAGCATTTACGCACTAAGGGATATATAGAATGGACTGAAGGACAAGCGCGAACGATTCGGATTTTGCGTCCTGTTAAGCAAGGTGTACCAATTTTGGGCACGATCGCTGCTGGTGGTTTAATAGAACCGTTTACTGATGCTGTAGATCATTTAGACTTTTCTAATTTCGATTTACCTCCCCAAACTTACGCTTTGCGCGTAGCTGGCGATAGCATGATTGAAGATTTAATTACTGATGGTGATGTGGTATTTCTGCGTCCAGTAGCAGAACCAAATCATTTAAAAAATGGTACTATCGTCGCCGCTAGAGTTGATGGATTTGGTACAACATTAAAACGTTTTTATCGCCAAGGCGATCGCGTTACTCTCAAACCAGCAAATCCTAAGTACAATCCCATAGAAGTCAGCGCTATGCAAGTGCAGGTACAAGGTTCACTCATTGGTGTTTGGCGTGGTTACAACTGA
- the argF gene encoding ornithine carbamoyltransferase produces the protein MAALLGRDLLSLADISPTELQELLQLATQLKSQQLKLQCNKVLGLLFSKASTRTRVSFTVAMYQLGGQVIDLNPNVTQVSRGEPLQDTARVLDRYLDILAIRTFAQQDLESFAHYAKIPVINALTDAEHPCQVLADLLTIQETFNTLAGLTLTYVGDGNNMANSLMLGCALVGMNVRIATPSGYEPDSQIVEQARAIANNKTEVLVTHDPELAAKGSTVLYTDVWASMGQESEADNRMPIFQPYQISEQLLSLADPEAIVLHCLPAHRGEEITEAVIEGSQSKVWEQAENRLHAQKALLASILGAE, from the coding sequence ATGGCAGCATTGCTCGGACGAGATTTATTAAGTCTGGCGGACATCAGTCCAACGGAACTTCAAGAACTCCTGCAATTGGCAACTCAACTTAAATCACAGCAGTTGAAGTTGCAGTGTAATAAAGTTTTGGGTTTGTTGTTCTCCAAAGCTTCAACTCGCACGCGGGTAAGTTTTACTGTGGCGATGTACCAACTGGGTGGACAGGTAATCGATCTCAACCCTAATGTCACTCAAGTTAGTCGCGGGGAACCTTTACAGGATACGGCGCGGGTATTGGATCGATATCTGGATATTTTAGCAATTCGCACTTTTGCACAGCAGGATTTAGAAAGTTTTGCTCACTATGCCAAGATTCCGGTGATTAATGCGCTGACTGATGCAGAACATCCTTGTCAGGTATTAGCTGATTTATTGACGATTCAAGAAACCTTTAACACTCTTGCTGGCTTAACTTTGACCTACGTGGGTGATGGGAATAATATGGCTAATTCTCTGATGTTGGGCTGTGCTTTGGTGGGGATGAATGTCAGAATTGCTACCCCTAGCGGATATGAGCCAGATTCTCAGATTGTAGAACAAGCAAGAGCGATCGCTAATAACAAAACGGAAGTCCTTGTCACTCACGATCCAGAATTAGCAGCTAAGGGTTCTACTGTACTTTATACTGATGTTTGGGCAAGTATGGGGCAAGAATCTGAAGCTGATAATCGGATGCCAATTTTCCAGCCTTACCAAATTTCGGAACAGCTATTGAGTCTTGCTGATCCAGAGGCAATTGTTTTACACTGCTTACCAGCCCATCGTGGTGAAGAAATTACTGAGGCAGTTATTGAAGGTTCTCAATCAAAAGTTTGGGAACAGGCAGAAAATCGCCTCCACGCTCAAAAAGCTTTGCTTGCGAGTATCTTAGGGGCGGAATGA
- a CDS encoding DUF4007 family protein: protein MIQTSLNLKYFENAVNPIFANHETFHPRFGWLKKGFDTAKKNPDIFSQDDAPVRLGVGKNMVRAIRYWCSAFKIIDKNNLPTVFGEKLLGDNGWDTYLEDPASLWLLHWNLLKPRCDAAAWYYIFRTYALTE from the coding sequence ATGATCCAAACTAGTCTAAACCTTAAATATTTTGAAAATGCAGTAAATCCTATATTTGCTAACCATGAAACTTTTCACCCTCGTTTTGGTTGGTTGAAAAAAGGATTTGATACAGCTAAGAAAAATCCAGATATCTTCTCACAGGATGATGCTCCTGTACGTTTAGGTGTTGGTAAAAATATGGTACGTGCTATTCGCTATTGGTGTAGCGCTTTCAAAATTATTGATAAAAATAATTTACCAACAGTATTTGGAGAAAAACTTTTAGGAGATAATGGATGGGATACTTATTTAGAAGATCCGGCATCACTATGGTTATTACATTGGAATTTATTAAAACCCAGATGCGACGCGGCTGCTTGGTATTATATCTTTAGGACTTACGCATTGACAGAATAA
- a CDS encoding DUF4007 family protein, giving the protein MDFTKEDILAGLKDYINNFNKTIAESSFIKDVNCILRMYATQDLMRDNSPVEDSIDCPFNELGLIRHFGKNYQFKMGAKANLPASVIVAACLEYASWANKDSNTITRAISF; this is encoded by the coding sequence TTGGATTTTACGAAAGAAGATATTTTGGCTGGTCTGAAAGATTATATAAATAATTTCAATAAGACTATTGCTGAATCTTCTTTTATAAAAGATGTAAATTGCATTTTAAGAATGTATGCAACACAAGATTTAATGAGAGACAATAGCCCAGTCGAAGATTCTATTGACTGTCCTTTTAACGAACTAGGTTTAATTCGTCATTTTGGGAAAAATTATCAGTTTAAAATGGGTGCAAAAGCGAATTTACCTGCATCAGTTATAGTCGCCGCTTGTTTAGAATATGCTAGTTGGGCAAATAAAGATAGCAATACAATTACCAGGGCTATTTCATTCTAA
- a CDS encoding cysteine desulfurase family protein, which yields MTTAFGNANSVDHGYGNQAAQAVKQARQHIGELINASVKEIIFTSGATESINLAIQGHIYQRNTPPKIIVSPVEHKAVLDTCKVLAKKGLAEIIWLKVNRQAQIDLEHLEKVCSGGASLLCVMAANNEVGTIYPVEKIGAIAQQYHIPFLCDASQAAGKIPLNFQDWGITYLAISGHKLYAPKGVGALVVRKGHYLEPLIYGGGHEQGLRSGTLNVPGIVGLGEACKLRELEMQADENAIALLRNHLQSLLQAEIPNLLVNGDLNNRLSGNLHISIPDIPNSAIIARVRHKLAISTGAACSSGIVAPSHVLQAMNLAENIIEGALRIGIGKFTTKEEIEKASSAIVSTVKAILSLK from the coding sequence ATGACTACTGCTTTTGGTAATGCAAATAGTGTAGATCATGGTTATGGCAATCAAGCCGCACAAGCAGTTAAACAAGCTCGTCAACACATAGGTGAATTAATCAATGCTTCTGTCAAGGAAATTATCTTTACGTCTGGTGCAACAGAAAGTATTAATTTAGCAATTCAAGGACATATTTATCAACGAAATACTCCCCCCAAAATAATTGTTTCCCCAGTTGAACACAAAGCAGTTTTAGATACCTGTAAAGTATTAGCCAAAAAAGGGCTTGCTGAAATAATTTGGCTAAAAGTCAATCGACAAGCCCAAATTGATTTAGAACATCTAGAAAAAGTCTGCTCTGGCGGTGCTTCCTTACTCTGTGTGATGGCTGCTAATAATGAAGTAGGGACAATTTACCCAGTAGAAAAAATTGGAGCGATCGCTCAACAATACCATATCCCTTTTCTATGTGATGCTTCCCAAGCAGCCGGTAAAATTCCCCTCAACTTCCAAGACTGGGGGATTACCTATCTAGCTATTTCTGGGCATAAACTTTATGCACCCAAAGGCGTTGGTGCATTAGTAGTGAGAAAAGGTCATTACCTTGAACCACTCATTTACGGTGGTGGACATGAACAGGGACTCAGATCGGGTACGCTGAATGTCCCTGGAATCGTTGGCTTGGGGGAAGCTTGTAAATTGAGAGAATTGGAGATGCAAGCAGATGAAAATGCGATCGCACTTTTACGAAATCATCTGCAAAGCTTACTTCAAGCTGAAATTCCTAATTTACTGGTGAATGGAGACTTAAACAACCGTTTATCAGGTAACTTACATATTTCTATCCCTGACATCCCTAATAGTGCCATTATTGCTAGAGTTCGCCATAAATTAGCTATTTCTACAGGTGCGGCTTGTTCATCAGGTATTGTCGCGCCATCTCACGTTCTGCAAGCGATGAATCTTGCAGAAAATATAATTGAGGGAGCGTTAAGAATTGGTATTGGGAAATTTACAACCAAAGAAGAAATCGAAAAAGCATCTTCTGCGATCGTCAGTACAGTAAAGGCTATTTTGAGCCTAAAATAA
- the pyrE gene encoding orotate phosphoribosyltransferase translates to MTYPTETLTHSDIWATTPDLTTLRHKLLDLFCQLAYQEGDFLLSSGLRSSYYVNKTQVTLHPQGALAVGRLVFPLLPVDTQAVGGLTMGADPIVTAVSIVSVYENRPIPALIIRKEAKGYGTRAYIEGPSLPEGANVVVLEDVVTTGQSALKAVERLKDAGYTVNQIISLVDRQQGGGELYQSAGLKFETLFSIQEVQERYRQLANL, encoded by the coding sequence ATGACGTATCCTACTGAAACTCTTACCCACTCAGATATTTGGGCAACCACTCCTGATTTGACTACCTTGCGCCACAAGCTACTAGATTTATTTTGCCAACTTGCTTATCAAGAGGGTGATTTTCTCCTTTCTTCTGGGCTACGTAGTTCTTATTATGTCAACAAGACACAGGTGACACTGCATCCTCAAGGTGCTTTAGCAGTTGGACGGTTAGTGTTCCCTTTGTTACCTGTAGATACACAGGCTGTAGGTGGTTTAACAATGGGGGCTGACCCAATTGTGACAGCAGTGAGTATAGTTTCTGTTTATGAAAACCGACCAATACCAGCGCTGATTATTCGCAAGGAAGCCAAGGGTTATGGGACGAGAGCTTATATAGAAGGCCCTAGTTTACCAGAAGGTGCAAATGTTGTAGTTTTGGAAGACGTGGTGACAACTGGACAATCTGCTCTGAAAGCGGTTGAGCGTCTTAAAGATGCAGGTTATACCGTAAATCAAATAATTTCCCTGGTAGACCGACAACAAGGTGGAGGTGAGTTGTATCAGTCAGCTGGGTTAAAGTTTGAAACTTTGTTTTCGATTCAGGAAGTTCAGGAACGCTACCGACAACTTGCGAATTTATAA
- a CDS encoding hemolysin family protein produces MEGVSFTRALVVIGFPNLIWTDVALRLLSVLLLIAINAFFVTAEFSMVSVRRSRIHQLVKAGDIPAIAVEMLQRSIDRLLSTTQLGITLSSLALGWIGESTIVVLVNAWFKSWPLPSGMTTFLAHSLSIPIAFFLIAYLQIVIGELCPKSLAMLYSEQLARFLGPSVKAIVRFFGPFIWILNQSTRFLLRIFGIQYTGQGWRPPVTPEELQLIISTEWGSTGLQRAERELLNNVFEFGDVMAQDVMIPRTSIITLPKDATFQTLLKEMASTGYSRYPVIGESLDDVRGIVYFKDLAQPLAVGNLSLETQIQPWMRPARFVPEHTPLSELLPMMQQEKPAMVMVVNEFGGTVGLVTIKDVIAEIIGDAGEPESSDDLLIQMLDEQKFLVQAQINLEDLNEVLHLNLPVTREYQTLGGFLLYQLQKIPVKGETFCYENLEFTVVSIVGPRLHQIQLRRLEEEGGGEG; encoded by the coding sequence ATGGAGGGCGTGAGTTTTACACGAGCTTTGGTGGTGATTGGTTTTCCTAATTTAATTTGGACAGATGTGGCGCTACGGTTATTGTCAGTGCTACTACTGATTGCCATAAATGCCTTTTTTGTGACAGCGGAATTTTCGATGGTGAGCGTGCGGCGATCGCGTATTCACCAGCTAGTTAAGGCTGGGGATATTCCAGCGATCGCAGTTGAAATGCTACAACGCAGTATTGACCGACTGCTATCTACCACCCAGTTAGGCATTACCCTCTCTAGTTTGGCACTGGGATGGATTGGCGAAAGTACGATTGTCGTGCTGGTGAATGCATGGTTTAAATCCTGGCCTTTACCTAGTGGGATGACTACCTTCCTGGCGCATTCCCTATCAATTCCCATTGCCTTTTTCTTAATTGCCTATTTGCAAATAGTGATCGGAGAATTATGTCCCAAATCCTTAGCTATGCTGTACTCAGAACAGCTAGCGAGGTTTTTGGGGCCTTCGGTAAAAGCGATCGTGCGTTTTTTTGGCCCCTTCATTTGGATTCTCAACCAATCAACTCGTTTTTTATTACGGATTTTTGGCATCCAATACACAGGTCAAGGCTGGCGACCACCTGTAACCCCTGAAGAATTGCAACTAATTATTTCTACAGAATGGGGATCTACTGGTTTACAGCGTGCGGAGCGAGAACTTCTCAATAATGTCTTTGAGTTTGGGGATGTCATGGCCCAAGATGTGATGATCCCCCGCACCAGTATTATCACGCTGCCAAAAGATGCTACCTTCCAGACATTACTCAAGGAAATGGCTTCCACTGGTTACTCTCGCTATCCCGTGATTGGTGAATCTTTGGACGATGTTCGCGGCATTGTTTATTTTAAAGATTTGGCACAACCTTTGGCTGTAGGAAACCTAAGTTTAGAGACACAGATCCAACCTTGGATGCGTCCCGCCCGGTTTGTTCCAGAACACACGCCCTTGAGTGAACTCTTGCCCATGATGCAGCAAGAGAAACCCGCTATGGTCATGGTAGTGAATGAATTTGGCGGTACTGTGGGACTAGTGACAATCAAAGATGTCATTGCCGAAATCATTGGCGACGCCGGCGAACCTGAAAGCAGCGACGACTTACTGATTCAGATGTTAGATGAGCAGAAATTTTTGGTGCAGGCACAAATTAACCTCGAAGACCTCAACGAAGTTTTGCATCTCAATTTACCCGTGACAAGAGAATATCAGACACTGGGAGGCTTTTTGCTGTATCAGCTACAGAAAATTCCTGTTAAAGGCGAAACCTTCTGTTATGAAAATCTTGAATTCACTGTGGTATCAATTGTTGGCCCACGCCTGCATCAAATTCAACTGCGACGCCTGGAGGAGGAGGGGGGAGGAGAGGGATGA
- the queC gene encoding 7-cyano-7-deazaguanine synthase QueC gives MKAVILLSGGLDSSTILYKAKADGCECHAISFDYQQRHRRELQSALTVGQKAAIAKHQVVNFDLRQWGGSALTDDAIDLPQERSLDEMSQNIPVTYVPARNTIFLSFALGYAEAIAAERVYIGVNALDYSGYPDCRPDYIQAMQEVFRLGTKQGREGQPINIVAPLINLKKTEIIQLGNQLGVPWELTWSCYAGGDVACGVCDSCRLRLAAFAELGLVDPVAYA, from the coding sequence ATGAAAGCTGTAATTCTGTTATCTGGGGGATTGGACTCTTCCACAATTCTGTATAAAGCTAAGGCCGATGGCTGTGAATGTCATGCTATTTCCTTTGATTACCAGCAGCGACACCGACGAGAGTTGCAGTCAGCTCTTACCGTTGGTCAAAAGGCTGCGATCGCAAAACATCAAGTAGTTAATTTTGATTTACGACAATGGGGTGGTTCAGCACTTACCGATGACGCCATTGATTTACCCCAGGAGCGATCGCTGGATGAAATGTCTCAAAATATTCCTGTCACTTATGTTCCGGCTCGTAATACCATCTTTTTAAGCTTTGCTCTGGGTTACGCCGAAGCGATCGCAGCAGAGCGTGTCTATATTGGTGTCAACGCCTTAGATTACTCAGGATATCCTGACTGTCGCCCCGATTATATTCAGGCAATGCAGGAAGTTTTTCGCCTGGGAACCAAACAGGGGCGTGAGGGGCAACCAATTAATATTGTTGCACCCCTAATAAATTTGAAAAAAACTGAAATCATCCAACTGGGGAACCAATTGGGAGTTCCTTGGGAACTAACTTGGTCTTGCTATGCCGGTGGTGATGTCGCCTGCGGCGTGTGTGATTCTTGTCGCTTGCGGCTAGCAGCTTTTGCCGAATTGGGACTTGTTGATCCAGTGGCCTATGCTTAA
- a CDS encoding Gfo/Idh/MocA family protein produces the protein MQNSMSVAEPNPYTQRNQPRPIRIGVIGVGNMGQHHTRVLSSMKDVELVGVADINVERGLETASKYKVRFFEDYCDLLPLVEAVCVAVPTRLHYAVGINCLLAGIHVLIEKPIAASISEAESLVNAAAESGCILQVGHIERFNPAFKELSQVLKTEELLALEAHRMSPYSDRANDVSVVLDLMIHDIDLLLELAASPVTKLTASGTRSLDSGYLDYVTATLGFANGIVATLTASKVTHRKIRRIVAHCKNSFTEADFLKNEILIHRQTAANSLTDHRQVLYRQDGVIEKVYTSNIQPLSAELEHFVNCVHGGNQPSVGGEQALKALRLASLIEQMALEDRVWNPLDWQSEPRVQSLTPTA, from the coding sequence GTGCAAAATAGCATGTCAGTGGCAGAACCGAATCCATATACACAGCGCAACCAGCCACGACCAATCCGCATAGGCGTGATTGGAGTGGGTAACATGGGACAACACCACACTCGCGTGCTGAGTTCAATGAAAGATGTTGAACTAGTCGGAGTGGCAGATATTAACGTCGAGCGAGGATTAGAAACTGCCAGCAAGTACAAGGTGCGTTTTTTTGAAGATTACTGTGACCTGCTACCCCTTGTGGAAGCAGTTTGTGTAGCTGTTCCCACCCGTCTGCACTATGCCGTGGGTATCAACTGTCTGTTAGCGGGAATTCATGTTTTGATTGAAAAACCGATCGCAGCCAGCATTTCTGAGGCAGAGTCTTTAGTAAATGCCGCAGCTGAGTCTGGGTGTATCCTGCAAGTAGGTCATATTGAGCGTTTCAACCCAGCTTTTAAAGAACTGAGCCAAGTGCTGAAAACAGAGGAATTGCTGGCGCTAGAAGCCCACAGAATGAGTCCCTACTCAGACCGGGCAAACGATGTTTCAGTTGTGCTGGATTTAATGATCCATGACATCGACCTGCTTCTGGAATTAGCTGCTTCCCCAGTAACAAAATTGACTGCTAGCGGTACTCGCTCCCTAGACTCTGGTTATTTAGATTATGTAACCGCCACCTTGGGGTTTGCCAATGGTATTGTTGCTACTCTGACTGCCAGTAAAGTCACCCACCGAAAAATTCGCCGGATTGTCGCCCATTGCAAAAATTCATTTACTGAGGCAGATTTTCTCAAGAATGAAATTTTGATTCACCGACAAACGGCTGCCAATTCTCTCACCGACCACCGACAAGTACTTTATAGGCAAGATGGTGTGATTGAAAAAGTCTACACCAGCAACATTCAACCCTTAAGTGCAGAATTAGAACATTTTGTCAACTGTGTGCATGGTGGCAATCAACCATCAGTAGGTGGTGAACAAGCTCTCAAAGCCCTAAGACTGGCAAGTTTAATTGAACAGATGGCGCTGGAAGATCGAGTTTGGAATCCACTAGACTGGCAATCGGAACCAAGGGTACAATCATTGACACCGACAGCCTAG
- a CDS encoding DedA family protein, producing the protein MLEWITNTINYFGYWGIALLMFLENLFPPIPSELIMPLAGFTASPYQPGGAKLNIIGVFFAGLLGSVLGALIWYYPGKFLGETRLKRWADKYGKWLGISSKDITKAKEWFNRQGRTAVLIGRLVPGIRTLISVPAGMSNMPLLPFLVYTTFGSAAWVGLLTYSGYILGSQYELVDKYLAPVSKIVLGGLVLAFVFWIFKRQLRRTRR; encoded by the coding sequence ATGCTTGAATGGATAACTAATACTATCAACTATTTTGGCTATTGGGGAATCGCCCTACTGATGTTCCTAGAGAACCTGTTTCCCCCCATTCCTTCAGAATTGATCATGCCACTAGCTGGATTTACAGCAAGTCCATATCAACCAGGAGGGGCAAAGCTAAATATCATTGGTGTATTTTTCGCAGGACTTTTGGGTTCTGTATTGGGCGCACTTATTTGGTACTATCCAGGTAAGTTTTTGGGTGAAACCCGTTTAAAGCGTTGGGCTGACAAGTATGGCAAATGGTTGGGTATATCTAGTAAAGATATCACCAAGGCCAAAGAGTGGTTTAATCGACAAGGTAGAACAGCAGTATTAATTGGTCGTCTTGTACCGGGAATCCGCACCTTGATTTCTGTTCCCGCAGGGATGAGCAATATGCCCTTGCTACCATTTTTGGTTTACACAACATTCGGTAGCGCTGCTTGGGTGGGTTTGCTAACATACTCAGGATACATATTGGGTAGTCAGTATGAACTTGTGGACAAGTACCTTGCTCCTGTATCCAAAATCGTACTTGGGGGTTTGGTTCTAGCATTTGTTTTCTGGATATTCAAGCGCCAGTTAAGACGTACTAGAAGATAA
- a CDS encoding ParM/StbA family protein translates to MTDQPSAATPINAAAIPMNRQPLASTPINAVNNNPPKTGGVPGKTILSVDLGRTSTKTCVSREPGNVVFVPANVKQMSIEQVRGGVFEARATDPLMDLWLEYQGNGYAVGQLAADFGANLGVGQSKVEAALVKVLASAGYFKLRDDISVVLGLPFLSLEQFEKEKAQLISQVGGPHVLNFRGESVSLNVNKVWVMPEGYGSLLWSEAQPKKSPGSPDFTKISVAIVDIGHQTVDLLMVDNFRFARGASKSEDFGMNKFYELVSAEIEGADSQSLALISAVNKPRGERYYRPKGASKPTNLDDFLPNLTEMFSREICSRVLAWLPERVTDVILTGGGGEFFWDDVQRLLKEAKINAHLAAPSRQANALGQYIYGEAQLSSNRAARA, encoded by the coding sequence ATGACAGACCAACCTTCCGCCGCTACCCCAATCAATGCCGCTGCTATACCGATGAATAGGCAGCCGTTAGCATCGACTCCCATCAATGCTGTTAATAATAATCCTCCCAAAACAGGCGGTGTTCCGGGAAAAACCATTCTCAGTGTTGATTTAGGCAGAACTTCCACAAAAACTTGTGTGAGTCGCGAACCCGGTAATGTGGTGTTCGTACCTGCCAACGTCAAGCAGATGTCAATAGAACAAGTACGCGGTGGTGTTTTTGAAGCCAGAGCTACTGACCCCTTAATGGATTTGTGGCTGGAATATCAAGGAAATGGATATGCTGTTGGTCAACTAGCAGCCGATTTTGGGGCGAATCTAGGAGTCGGACAATCTAAGGTAGAAGCTGCACTGGTAAAAGTGTTAGCAAGTGCTGGCTACTTTAAACTCAGAGACGATATCTCAGTAGTACTGGGTCTGCCTTTTCTTTCCTTGGAGCAATTTGAAAAGGAAAAAGCACAGTTGATTAGCCAAGTAGGTGGCCCTCATGTGTTGAACTTCCGAGGCGAATCTGTGTCGCTTAACGTCAATAAGGTATGGGTCATGCCAGAAGGTTACGGCAGCCTGCTGTGGTCTGAAGCTCAACCGAAGAAAAGTCCTGGTAGCCCCGATTTTACAAAAATATCGGTGGCGATCGTCGATATTGGTCATCAAACCGTCGATCTTTTGATGGTAGATAACTTCCGTTTTGCCAGAGGTGCTTCTAAGAGCGAAGACTTCGGGATGAATAAGTTTTATGAATTGGTGTCTGCCGAAATCGAGGGAGCAGATAGTCAATCTCTAGCACTGATTTCTGCTGTGAACAAACCCAGAGGCGAACGCTATTACCGTCCTAAAGGCGCTAGTAAGCCCACCAACCTAGACGATTTTCTTCCCAACCTTACAGAGATGTTTTCGCGTGAAATCTGTAGCCGTGTGCTAGCCTGGTTGCCAGAACGCGTCACCGATGTGATTCTCACTGGTGGCGGTGGTGAGTTCTTCTGGGATGACGTTCAACGTCTACTTAAGGAAGCAAAGATTAATGCTCATTTAGCAGCACCTTCCCGTCAGGCGAATGCTTTGGGGCAGTATATTTATGGAGAGGCACAATTATCCTCCAATCGCGCTGCTAGGGCATAA
- a CDS encoding plasmid segregation centromere-binding protein ParR, with product MFQWSKKVVKSVTFNPELADESLLAQVESYLEKQPDKTFSDLCKEALWQSLCVPEPVQPAPQTAVTTPIDQQIGELQRQVAGLEERFFAKGSNRLEAMEHHLLQLSQQVAQLALIVNDRSFIPSPTQLEVVNNTSYTVATPPQEVDPVISRLSQFLDDF from the coding sequence ATGTTCCAATGGTCAAAAAAGGTAGTTAAATCCGTCACGTTCAACCCAGAGCTTGCTGATGAAAGCTTGTTAGCGCAAGTAGAAAGTTATTTGGAAAAACAACCAGACAAGACTTTCAGCGACCTCTGTAAAGAAGCCTTATGGCAATCTTTATGTGTACCGGAACCTGTACAACCTGCTCCACAAACGGCAGTAACAACACCGATTGATCAACAAATCGGTGAACTGCAACGTCAAGTGGCTGGACTTGAGGAACGTTTTTTTGCCAAGGGATCTAATCGTTTGGAGGCGATGGAACATCATCTACTGCAACTTTCTCAACAAGTTGCACAACTGGCGCTCATAGTCAATGATCGATCATTCATTCCGTCTCCAACTCAATTAGAAGTAGTAAATAATACTTCTTATACTGTTGCTACCCCTCCTCAAGAGGTTGACCCCGTAATCAGTCGCCTTAGTCAGTTTCTCGATGATTTTTAA
- a CDS encoding SinI family restriction endonuclease: MSNNLKIPDFDANLIVSEAENIAKLHAGMFWNDSVKTVLSICCNSPELFPYLKVCNSRLDYISKWLNKYFGGYNNRASKRTSKKIGTISDKIIDTIISARLPTLSTDGINYIKYAHRLSMSAENILGLLLEEYLAEKLSFYGWYCAWGETINKVDFCTKQGELLQVKNRSNSENSSSSSVRKGTIIRKWHRVNAQNGAYYWKELNQLIGCSNLSEEDFTAFVRQTIAENHAALYVEDSKYWQQIQ; the protein is encoded by the coding sequence GTGAGCAATAACCTAAAAATACCGGATTTTGATGCCAATCTGATCGTGTCCGAAGCTGAAAATATTGCCAAACTTCATGCTGGGATGTTCTGGAATGATTCTGTAAAAACAGTTTTATCCATCTGTTGTAATTCGCCTGAATTATTTCCATACCTAAAAGTATGCAATTCTCGCTTAGATTACATTAGTAAGTGGTTAAATAAGTATTTTGGCGGTTATAATAATCGAGCCTCAAAGCGAACTAGTAAGAAGATAGGCACTATCTCTGACAAAATTATTGACACGATTATTTCTGCTCGTTTACCTACTCTCAGCACTGATGGCATTAATTACATAAAGTATGCCCATCGTCTTTCCATGTCGGCAGAAAACATATTAGGTCTTCTTTTAGAAGAATATCTTGCCGAAAAATTGTCATTTTATGGTTGGTACTGTGCTTGGGGTGAAACTATAAACAAGGTTGATTTTTGTACCAAGCAAGGTGAGCTATTACAAGTTAAAAATCGTAGTAATTCTGAAAATAGTTCGAGCAGTAGTGTCCGTAAAGGAACTATCATTCGTAAATGGCATAGAGTCAATGCTCAAAATGGAGCTTACTATTGGAAAGAACTGAATCAATTAATAGGATGCTCTAATCTGTCTGAAGAAGACTTTACTGCCTTTGTTAGACAAACTATCGCTGAAAATCATGCAGCATTATATGTAGAAGATAGTAAGTACTGGCAACAAATTCAGTAG